GCTAAACTGTTGTGTATTATTTTCTTTGTAGCTTCTTTTAAGACCTTTGGAGTCATGCTGCAGAAACATTTTACGGTTTAACCAGAAAGTTCAGCAATAGCGAGTGATACATTTTGTTCAAAAGACAATTGGCATATTTGAACATAATTATGGAGATTCATAGTTGGtggtctttttcttctttaatgtTTATGGTTACAGGATTCCTTAAGTTGTCCAAAGGTAGGAGTAGGACTGGGGGAAAATGTGTTCTTTCTTGTAGCTCATCATGTTCTGGCCCTTGTATGCCTAGGTTATATGTTACTTCCACGGTGTTGTATGTGAGGCAATATCTAGATCGCTGAAAGTTACTTGTTAGTTGTTGCAGCAAAATCATTAAGTTGCATGTTTATCTGCTTGGTTCTCTTGTTACATAAGTTGGCCCATAGACGTGTTCATCTAGAGGGTTTCTGAATATTTGTGACAGCTAGTGACGCCATGTAAACCTTCTAAACCCCTTTTATCATTTGAAACACTTATTTTTGTTGTTGGAACTAGTAAACTGTGAAATGTTATCAGGGAATCTTCTCCATGTTAGGAAGTTTGTACCACAACATTTGCTTAATGTATGCCAGGAATTACTGCAGCACGTACTTTAATACAAATGTTCTGGTATATTTCCAACACTTAATCTAATAAAGAAAGATCTTGCTACGGTAGTTCACTGAATTGTAATGCGTGATATATTAAGTTGAGACTTTTGGAGCAACATTTTATGGACAGCTGAGATGGATTTCTCAAATATCGTAGTGAAAATCTGTTTCTGCTATTCTGGGTAGTGAAGTATGCTTAGATGATATTATACATTAACCACTTTCTACTAACATTCCACTGTCTATATCAGACACTGGTTGAAGTATTTCCTTAGGGGAAGAGAAGGCCATTTATGAAGGATTATTTCCTTCGATAAATCTGTAAGGAATAGTTTCATATATATGTCCATGATGGATGATgcatatttgttagtttaaaaaattATATGCGCTATTTTGGTGACCGAAGGATGAAGCTCGCTGGTAATCCTTCTTGCAGATGTGTCTGCAAAAAATGTTTGTACACCTCTTGCTAGTACATTTTGCTGCAACTAAGCAGTCTATGAGCCTAAATCTTGGTGAACATTTGGTATACGAGAAGTAGGAATGTCAAGACCAGTATTGAAATGATTGATCAGTGTCATAATTCTGTTGCTTCTTTTGTGTAGGTGGCAGAGTGGGGAAGAATGAGTATGTGTGATGCTGAAAGACGGCTTCTTGCTAATGCACTGCTTGATATCTCCAACGAATGGTTTGTCCTCCTATCCGAGGCATGCATTCCTCTCCATAACTTCAAAGCTGTATATCACTACATATCAAGATCCAGGTATAGCTTTATGGGTGCAGTAGATGAACCTGGACCTTATGGAAGAGGACGTTACAATACGAATATGACACCTGAAGTTAACCTCACTGAATGGCGTAAAGGATCCCAGTGGTTTGAAGTCAACAGGAAACTAGCTGTTGATATTGTTAAAGATGAGGTTTACTACCCTAAGTTTGAGCAGTTCTGCAGACCAGCATGTTACGTGGACGAGCACTATTTCCCTACTATGTTGACCATAGAATCACCTCGCCTCCTGGCAAACCGGACTCTCACTTGGGTGGACTGGTCCAGAGGTGGTGCTCATCCTGCTACATTTGGGAAGGCCGATATTACTGAtcaatttttcaagaaaatttctGATAGCCCGCTCTGTATATACAATAACCAGCCGACTTCACTTTGTTTCCTTTTTGCCAGAAAATTTGCTCCTAGTGCTTTGGATCCTTTGTTAGAACATTCAGCCAAGTTTTTGGGCTTCTAGAATTATAAGCGATTTGTAGCTAATTACATGCTATGATCAGTTGAGTTCCATACTAGCTAATTAGATGCATCAGTATATACAATGCTGATAACATCTCCTATGTGATGTTGTATCACGTTGCTTTTTATTTTGAGACAATGAAAGGAGAAATGCAGATTCATATAGACAACCCCAACTTGTTTGAGATTGAGTCGTAGTCGTtgttttctcaaaaatcaaatttACTAGTTACTAGTTACTACTCTTGGTAATACTCTGTGAACAAACTGACTTGAAGTGTCAGTCACAACTCAGGCACCGCGCCACAATGACTCTCCAATACCATCCGTACAGTGAAAACTCAACGTAACTGTTGATTCAAAGAACGAGTCCACGGTACATGCTCCACGGTACATGCATAGCAAAAGAATATAAAATTTTAGAAGAAAAGAACAAGAGATGTAAATTACTAACAAAATCTACATTGGAAGTGTCTGAAATTGGAATTACAGACGAGAACTGAAGGTTGTTCGCTGACTTCCAACTTGATACAGTTATTTGAATATGTTTAAAGAGAAAAGGAACGAAAACAATTGTTGCATAAACATTGACCTTTCTAACTATACCGAACTCATTCCAGATATACAGTTTAAGCTAGACAGGCCGGTTCTAGCAATACATAAAAATGAACAAGTGGATATATTTAGGTGCGCATTGTCTACGAAAGTGTAGCACCTTACAATTCATCGTGGTGATCATTTATACTTGACGAAGGAACTTGTGGTTGTGCTTCGAGAAGATATCTGATAGCCAAAGATGCTTGAAGTGCAGCACCGATAGGAAGTGCTTCTTCGTTGATTTTAAAATAAGGTGAATGGACTGAAACAAGTTTTTCATTTGTTTCATCCTGCATTCCGAGTAGGTAGAAGTAACCAGGAATAACCTCTTGGTAAAACGCAAAATCCTCCGATCCCATTAGTGGTTCCATGTCTTTTACATGATCGTTACCAAGCATATCACCTGCAACTCTCTGGAAGTGTTTGTGCAAGTTTTTATCGTTCACGGTTGGAGGGAAGAAGGGTTTTTCTTTTGTTAAAAAATCCACAGTTGCATTGCATCTCTGTACAGCAGCTTGCCCAACAATAACCTATGTGAGAGGAGAATTAGTGTCTCTATAATGAAGAAAGCATGGATAAACAGAATGAGAATGTAGAAGCCGAACAAATCAAGGAAACAAGACAATTTGCAACATATTTGCCATTATAGCATCTAAAAAAAGGTAAAGAATGTCGAGACACCAAAGCACAAGGTGGGCTTTGCAGTAGGATGAGCTGCAATTTCATTCCATATGCAGCATATAAAATGAGATAACTAAAACCCTGATTAAATAAAGTGAATTGCGAAGAATTGTTCCTACCTCCTCAATTCGCTGCCTAAGCTGCTGAAAGCTCTCCTTTGAAAAGGCCCGAAAAGTGCCACCGATGGTAACAGAGTCTGGAATAACGTTAAATGCACCACCTCCTTGGAATTTAGCAACTGTGACTACCTGCAAATCATACTCTatgtcaaataaaataaaatgactaaGTGGAAAATGAGAACCATCTGTTGAGGTATGCCAATCCTTATTTTAAGGATAAAGTTTCTAAAAGCATCAGCAATACAGTAAATTCACCACAGTCACTTTTTCAGCTGCAGAATGGGGTTTGTCTCCCAATCAGGCTATAGTCAAATATAAACCCAGTAAGAGCGCTAGTCATTGTACATTCTCAGTGAGAGAGAGTTCAAAAGTTTTAGATATTCCTCCCATAGCATCATTTGATCGGATACGACTTTTTATCTTAAAACAGAAATCAGAAAGGGGAGAAGAAATCTTCACTTACTACCAATAATTACGAAAGTTGAGTTTTTTTAAGGAAAGAAGAGCTTTTGAccttcaaacttcaaataatcttAAACTAATTCCTCCATCTTTAAA
This DNA window, taken from Nicotiana tabacum cultivar K326 chromosome 4, ASM71507v2, whole genome shotgun sequence, encodes the following:
- the LOC107819939 gene encoding glycosyltransferase BC10-like, with protein sequence MKSRVGSHGSLEEGKDTGGARVVTQYKPLPLRLLQFLLLFLGLGIVFSFVSMYMVRYSVVQNVIPMVQSRFQPCIQQLSLESWIRPPSNLLHSMNDSQLFWRASIVPQIKDYPFNRTRKIAFMFLTRGPLPLAPLWERFLKGNDELFSIYIHSLPSYIPDFPPSSVFHGRQIPSKVAEWGRMSMCDAERRLLANALLDISNEWFVLLSEACIPLHNFKAVYHYISRSRYSFMGAVDEPGPYGRGRYNTNMTPEVNLTEWRKGSQWFEVNRKLAVDIVKDEVYYPKFEQFCRPACYVDEHYFPTMLTIESPRLLANRTLTWVDWSRGGAHPATFGKADITDQFFKKISDSPLCIYNNQPTSLCFLFARKFAPSALDPLLEHSAKFLGF